TCAAGATTGCACTACTCACAATTCCCTACTAAACCATATAGTTAAATAtgcaaaacatatataaaacaatGCTAATAATCATCAAATCATTTCTTTATGAAACACAATCTACTTTCTGAGGTCCTTCCTTGTCATGTGAGGCATGTTTAGTCTTTGTCAGTCTAGCTGTCTCTGGAAACCAGTCATACTTTCACAGGAGGTGGTGGAGATCTGTGGCTATTTTGATGGGTGGCTGCTTTCTGTACCGTGTTGACGTTGGTCTTACGTTGACACTTGCGAGACTTTAAACTGGACTGTTTGCAGGGTCTCCCGCCAGTCTGCAGGAATTAAGATTCATATTCAGATTACATAACACAATTGTCAATCATGTTTATGTAAACACAGCAACATGGTGTTGTCACTATTGCTCCTTCTGTGTGAGGTGAATTTGGCACCATCTAGTGGTGTAACCAAATGTGCAAGCCTCAAATCTGAAAACCACCAACAACAAACCTGTTGGGTGGTGGGTTGATTCAAGTCCGCGGGTGTGCTTTTACGCTTGTCTTGTTGATGATGACCACTGCCCTCTTTGGTCTTTACACAATCATACAAGTAAAGAACAGACATTAATCAAGCATTCACTGCAACAAAAAATGTAGCTTTTATACAGAGAGAAGTGCTCAGTTTTGAGTGAATGTcaccaaacattttttaattaatattgttataatctaTTGTTGTTGTCAAAGTCAAACTGCcacaaaataaccaaaaatatgCACTTCAATCCTGTATTCAAACTAAGCCTATTTTAGTGGGATAGGTGCATCTAATGTTGAGAGTAGATgtccattttaaaatgaaatttcaGTTTTATCTGTTGATGTACTTGTCACTGTTGAGAAAAGTGATAAATTACCAGCTTAGTGGATGTTGAGGGTGTGCAGGGAGCATCATTTAGATGTGAGTGGCTCACGCCATTGCGTTCAGCCTGTGATGAAGATGGTGAAGCAGTTCTGGCAGCATAATTCAAGTCCTGGTTTTCTTCTGGCTCCTGTGTAGCTGTTGTGAAAAGTAGCATTACAGTACATGACTTACAAACTCCATGCTTTGTTTACATGCAATATTACTCCAGCGGCCTACAGGGTGCCAACATCTTTAACGTACAAATAGCATTATATCACAACTCTTCCGGCTTTGTAAGGCATCACACTTGTTTGGAGAATGTAGCATCCAGTCTCTTTAAATCTCCAATGTCTCATCATCATTTATATGGCCAGAACATTAGGTATATCTGCACATATGATCTTTAATTACAGCTTGATCTGCTCTTTGTGACTTTTTATTCTCTTGTGTATTTCATACTATTTTAGGcataatattagaaacagctatCAGTGTGAGTCAGTGCATTTCTATAGTACTATATTTTTAATGCAGCTCAATTGTTGGATTTCATGATATTGTAGAAGTGTACTTAATGTTATGGTCcattaatgtacagtatgtctacAGATGGTATTATAATTCCAAATGTAGCTTTATTTGGCATGTCTTTCATGTCTAGGTCTCATGTGCTCTGTCTCTGCTCTGACTGTTGAGAGGTGTCAAATATACAGACCAAGATAAACATATCAAGTTCAAAAGGAAACCaatcatgatgaaaaaaataatgacaaaagtATTTGTGAATTATATTCAGTGCTGATCAGAACATTTTTATTATGGTCATTTCAATTTGGAAGTTAAATGTTCTTACTCTTCTCCTGCTCGTGGAAGTTGTGCATCATCTCGAGTGCATTGAGGGGTACGGCGGGCGTGTTAGTGTCACCCTGTTGAACAAAACGCCTTGTGAGTTCACCTCGTGCCGTTCAAGTGGGCACCCTTACAAATGCAGTAAGAAGTAGTAGGGTGTCTTACTGTAATCCACGGGTTGTCTCGCAGCTGATTAGCTGACATGCGGTACGCAGGGTTTTCCTTCAGGAGGCACGTCAGTACTCTTTTTGCTGTTGACACACTCAGTCAGGTCATTCTGGGCTTTATAAAGTCTATATGTatactttttaaactttttaatactttttaaatcaCAATTTACATTTAGTTTGCAGCTATATACAAATGAAATAGGAGACAAAGCGCCACCTGCATCGCTGATTGTGTCCCAGATAGGTGAAGAAAATCTGACTCCTATTGTTCTAATCTCCTTAAGGCgggtttcttttgtttttgacacaaACGGAGGCTCCCCACAAAGCCTGCAAGAGGATACGGGTCAGACTGATATATTAATAGTTTATGTGGGcaagacatgtgtgtgtgtctacttacaaaataaacataatgaCTCCTACACTCCACATATCAATCCAGTGTGTGTAACCACGTTGGCTCATCATTTCAGGAGCTGCGATTAgagacattgaaacattttacataatatttcatTCTATGAAAATCATTCTTATCATCATTAGATGATTCAGTAGTCATACCCATATAGATTGGAGTCCCGCAAACTTCTGACAGAATGTTTTCACTTCCAACCCCAAATGTTTTCACTGATAATCCAAAATCTGCCACCTGGTTAGagaaaaccaaataaaaaccatataaacaaacaactctGAACACAACATTACATCGCCCACGTAAAAGTAGGTGATCCATAGATTGTATTCTCCAGATTTTAAAATTACTGTGTGCGTATTTCTTAATAATGATACTTATGATTGGAAATGTAGCATAGCCAAGCCCCCTTTTTTGCCTGCATGCCACATGCTGCATTGGCTGGCTTGTGATCAACTCTGTACATGCTGGGCTCAGCTGGTTATTTGTTTTAAAGGTACCGCTGCCTTACTTTGTGCAGGTGGTCAAAACCAGAGGGAGGTTGTACTAATGAGGTATAGTTAAAGCGCTAAATAGAAAGAAGATTGTGGGTGAAACATTTTCCAACCCAAGATTTGTAATAGCGTAAAACAAAGAAGAGGATTGGAAAGTTTGAGCATAAATGTGACCTTACCTTGATATCAAGCTTGCCACTGTAGTCATCAAGAGAATTTTTCACAAGAATGTTCTCAAGTTTCAAATCCCGGTGCATTATGTCTGTAGTTAATGAAGCATATTATTACACATACATTCGTAATGAGTTTCGACACTGTTTCTTTATCATCGACAAAGCAAGTGACATGCTCTTTCCACATAAACAATCCACTGCGCAAGCATTATGTCGTATCGTAGCATAGtaccatatttactatataatGCATAACAGATCAGTCTATAGGTGAGAATCATTGCTGTCTTGATAGCAATTGTTACCAAGTGAGGTACAAATATTATCGACCTCTAAAGTGGGTGATGCAGGCAGTCGCCTTGGCGAAGAGAGATGCCATTCTCCATATGACAAGCCAGTGTGCCATCAAAATGATTTCTGAGgtaaaattactgtttattGTTGCCAAATGACCATGCAACATACCGTTTGAAACTGCAGTAACAATGAATGTTAAATCAAAGACTGAGAACAACTAGTAACTAACAAGAGCAGATGACTATTGAGGCTGTCAAAGAACCCCGTGGGACTAATCACAACTGAAAAGCAGTCCCTTGCTACATCATTAGTACAGCACATTGGGATTTTTGTTCAGGAAAAAATACACCTATTAGTAAGTATTGGTCCCCATATTGTCACATACATGAAATGCcactttattaaaattttatattcATTATGAACTGACTTTAATGGTACCTGAGGATGCAGCACTTCTCAATAAAACAGGTGTACCagtaattttaatgttttccaaCGACATTTTTTGGAACTGAGCAAATAtggaattggaaaaaaataacgaCTTGTTTTTCTCTTGATTTCAACTGTTACAAATGAACACAATTGAAGTATTTTAGAATGAATAGAAATGTGTTACTCTTTTTGTGAAGGTAGGTGATGGCGTCAGCTAAGCAGCCGATGATGTGTCTTGCTTCCTCCTCTGGAAAGAACTTTTTCTGATGTAACACCTGCTTCAGTTCCCCTCCAACACACAGCTCAGTAACCAAATATGTCATCTTGAAAAAGTAGAGATGCATCTCAGCAACTAATCTGTAAATGCATGCGATGTTGTAGATGGTAGCAAGGTTTACTTACCTGAGCGGTTTCATAGATCTCTTCCAGACGTAATATATGAGGGTGGTCCACTTGTTTGAGTATTTTGATTTCCTGCTCCAGCATCTTGATTTTTGTACTTCCTGGCTGAAAGGATACGCTGTTAAATCACAGTGGCTGTTCCTGCTATTTAAATGTAATGCCATCAAGAACCACTTACCTCTGCCTTGCAAACAGTCTTGATGGCCCATTGGTTCTGTGTCTTAATGTGCGTGGCTTCATACACCACCCCATAACTACCATGGCCCAACTTTTTTCCAAATGCGTATATATCCTATGAGGTGACAAAATATATCGTATAATTCATAACACTTGCACGTCCAAGACATCAGACGTTTTTTTACTGAGTTTAAATTGAGGATCATTGCCCTgctttacttatttattaaacataaaaacatacccTGAaaatgaactgtttttttttctctggggCTACATAATCTAGTCATATTAATTCAAGTTACAAATGATGAGTTTGCTGCTGCAGTTGGTTTCAATCTCAGGTCTAATTAACTTACTCATTATCTGTATGCATGCAAGGCTAACCAATtgtgtgctttgtgtgtgttgaataAGCGAGAAGTTAAATGTATTAGTATACTGCCGTGAGCTCTACAGCAGCAAAATTAACTTTGATCATCTTTTAATACAAATAGTGCAGATTGCAGATGTAAAAACATTGAGAGTGTGACAGATTTATGTAAACAAGCTGTCTTTACCTCCACATCGGCATCACCAACCAGACGGATGTGAGGCACGTCTCTCTCCGCGATGCCCCTGgatgttgtgtttttccctAACCCACTAAACGCTGCCTCGGCCATCTAGAGAAGAAGCAAAAGGGTTTTTTGTCAAGTTACTGAAAATAGTATAGTGTTATGGTAGACTCTACATTGTCTGTTGTTGGTGCTCTCGGATCAAATTAATGGGGGATTATGGTGTATTGTGATTTTTGTTTGCCAATGATACTGTGGTAAtattcattccattccatttgtgAGACAGGCCAGTTGTGAGACACAATCCCTTCAGCGTGTCcgaggtctgccccggggccctctcccggctgggcatgcccagaacacctcaccaaggAGGCCGACTAGACTAACCGGACTAGATGCCCctgccacctcaactggctttGCTCTTATCCCCTCCCaaatgactgagctcctcaccctatctgtTAGGGTAAGTCCAGCAACCCAAtgaaggaaactcatttcagctgcttgtaTCCACGATCTCGTTCTTTCGGTTACAATCCAAAGTTCATGACcgtaggtgaggatgggaacatagattgaccagtaaattgagagatttgccttctggctcagttctcttttcaccacaaagGTCCGGTACAGCGCGGCATTACTGCAGAAGCTGCACCAATCCGCCTATCAACCTCACGCtaccaccttccctcactcgtgaaaaAGACCCCAAGATACTTAGAACTCCTCCATCTGGAGCAGGATCTCATTCCCAACTCCGAGggggcactccacccttttccgattGAGAACCATGGCCGCTGGTGCATCCGGGTGCTGAGTCTTATCAGTCTCATCAAGCTCTGGTTGTACAAGAACCAAATGGCATGTCGTAGTAGTGCGCCACCAGTCCCGTATTcctggagcaccccccaaagaaTGCCGCAAGGGatacggtcgaatgccttttagAAGTacgcaaactcccatgcaccctccagCACCTTTgcgagggtgtagagctggtccagtttTTCACGACTGCAACGAAAACCACATTAAAactcttgtagcagaggttcaACCAACGGTTGTACCCTTGTCTTCAGCACcttggaatagactttcccacgAAGACTGAGGagccctccggtcacccttcttaaaaagggggaccaccaccccggtctaccaatccaaaggtactgacTTCCACACAAAGTTGGAGAGACGTGTCAGCTGAGGCAgaccctcaacatccagagccttgaggaattcaggGCAAAACTAGTCCActcccggagctttgccactgaggagcatttttaccaccccagatacctcagccatgGTGATGGAACTGTCTGTGCGTAGTGTGCGTAGTACTGTGCTCAGTCCCATCCAGAGGGGTAGAGATCACTGGGTGAAAACAATGTACTACACAAGGCACACCAACATGTGGCGCTGTAAACAGACGAACCAAACTATaccaaactataaaaaaaaaagaaagaacgcATGCACATAAGTCTGTTGTCTTCAGCTTGTTCATGCTGGTGAGAGAAGTTGAATTACTTCTGCGAGTCATTTCAGAatataagacaaagaaaatgtCAGGAGAATGGGAGTATCGACTTGTCACTATTGGTCACCCCACTCTTGACAAAATACAGTTTCCATGTGGATGAAAGACTGAAACGATCAAATACTTTGCAGACCAGAATATTGAGTTTTACTACTATTAATTTCTTTTTATCAGCACACGTGACATTTCTACGTTAGGTTAGTTGTGTTAATTAAATGAGCAACTGTAACTCAATCACTGACTTAATACCTTTAGTCTACcttgtcattttttaatcacTGGTCTATGACCAAACTGCTGTCTCTGTCTGCGACCATATTAACTTGAAGTGCAATTTAACCACCTTGAAAAACAGTCTCTGTAGCCAAATTAAATGTAAAGCAATTATCAAGTGATGACTGGGAGCAATGAAGTGGATCCACCACACGCACAGCAATTAATTATTAACAAGGAAGCTGTGTCTTTAACCTCTTCACTTTGGCGCATCATTTTAGCCCTGACAGGGCTCCAATAACAGGCCTGTCTCTCCCATTATCTCCTGTCTATTTTCAAATCAAAATGATTGTGACAGCCTCTGGAAATTTCAATCACCACAATCATATCTCATTTGTGGAAGGTAGATGCATGTGATGAGTGTATCAGCAGAGAATGGATCAGGAGGGATGGGCTTAGAGGAGGTGGGTTCGATGTACTTCCGCTCTCACTAAGGATGAGGGCATCTGCTCTTTAGactattatttacttttttagtatttacttttttattatacagtaaaatCAACAAAATTGTTTGGTTTTCTCTCATCAATGGTTGACGGTCCTGAGTATTAAAAACCAGCGGTTAGAACTTCCCATGACACAGCAGTCCCCGGGAACTACCGCTGTAGCTACAGAGACTAATAACAGTTTTCTTCTGTCGAGTAGCAACCAGCTTTGAAGCGCATACCGCATCTAGCGGAGTTAGTGTGTAGTCCGATGCTATCCAATCttcaaaaaaacagcacatcGGAACCTGATCCCGATCCCGGATATCTGATCAAGACATACCTACAAATAATGTTGGACAAAAATTGTCAGTTCTACTATAAACGaaccagcaaaataaaaagattaatatatctaatataataaaGGTATTTATGTATCTGTTGAAagcttgaaaatgttaaaaataaatagggTATAGATAGTTTCAAGTGGTTCCCTGCTTTTCACACGGGTTACCACCATCAGTGTGAAAAACTGTGAGTGAGCGACAGATGGTGTgcactgtggtgcattcaaggcccgccaaacaaagtgtgaaatctcaaagCTTgataaaaaacattatcagtgacacATAACGATAATATCATGCAAAAAATATAGGCTTTCTAACAGTGGTATGTTGAAcctgtattatcatgtatttataaattattatttctgGTGATTGAGATGTAttttccacagaaaaaaaaattgaccaaAAATCAGCAAATATGCGGGACCTTGAATGCCAAATCGCTAATTTGTGGGGGCCACACTAATAATGCAGAAAAACAGGGGTGTAGCAACGCTGGGGGTCaagttgatatttttatttattttaacaataataacaaacctttcttatttaatttctaatttTGTCTTTACACTGCTACTTTTTGCACTagttttccctttttttgtgtgttaaattCTATTTCTACAATCTTTTATCTACAATAAAAGTCACCAGGAGAAAATGGTTCCCGAGCCACATTTTGGAAACCACTGCagttaaaaattgttattttatgaTTAAGAAGGTAATTATAATGGTTAATATTGTGAAATAAGTGCATATTATACTGCTAAATCATTGTTAGAAATGTAACAATAACTACATTGTAGGTTAAGTTATCAGCTCAGGTCTAAAGTACTTAATAAAATGCTtgtaacaaaataattataattgtagTGTACATTATATTAAATGCAATTTGCTTTAATAACGTTTCTAAATTGTCACATTTATGATTAGATTCCCGAATTAACATATTGTGAGACAACATGCTCTTTCTGTTTCTATTACACAGTCATTCAATAAAGACTATATAGATAATGTTCACCCAGGTAAAATGCAAATGTGATGTAGCAGGTCAACTTACCTCCATAAGAGTGCGTCTTGACGGCATCTTTGAAGTTGCCCTGCTAATTTACAATTTGGGGCAGGAGCGCCAATACTGCTCACCCATTACGTCTTTCGAGTTATTTGATATAATTGGCTAATGCGTTTGACAGACAGAATTCTTGACGAATGAGCCGTCGTGTATCTATTTCTAACGGTGCCTTCAAGTTCTCGTGGCGGCGTCTTTCCCAACGCATTTAAGAGAAACAAAACTATTTACACAGCACCGGAAGTGTCAGGTTGCAGGTAAATAGCGACAAGCTAAAGTGTTTAGAGGAAGCATCCACCTACCGGTGTTGGTTTTGCCTGCTTTCCTCTAAAACTACAACCCCTCTATGGGAACGCCGGAATGATGGCATGTTTTACTCTTTATGAATGAAGACTGCAGCTTGGACATTAGCACAAAGCAAGGAAAGCTTGAGTCTTGTCGATATGGTCCCAAAACATGTTCTAGCAACATGAGAGGCTACAGTATGTACCTCTGTGTGCTGTGACGAGTGGAGGGGATGCGATCAAAAAGAACAAACGACAGAGAGTGGTGACGTATCCTTCACGTACGTCAAGTTAGCGGagtgttgtttattttcataagaGAGCTAACGGCGATACAGTGCGGTAACGAAGATGAAAACGTACCAGCTGCCACTAATTAGGTAAGACAGTGTAaccaaaaaactaaataatgcACTCACCAGGCACAGAATTGGGATCCACACAATAATGATACAAGAGCTGCATcatatatgtactgtgtattgtCAGAAATGATTgacaatatttttcttcatgttaGATTTACTGTGTCGATACTACATAACACGTAACCTAacttcccaaagtggggtacaagGGGATACGCCAATTGTAATTGGTGGCacgtaaataaaaatgaaaagtatcGCCTCTTACTCTTACAATTAGGAGTGCACATGAACGCCTCACAGCCCAAGGAGAACGGAGCAGAAAAGAGACTTGCATTaagttgtgtgtgtttaatgaagaaataagtaagtttgatgtttattttatatattatttacttAATTAATTCAACTACTGACATAAATTagcttttaaaaatatgaatctaattatgtattgtatttaataatgtataaatattattaatgaacATTGTTCTTCCTTAGCAAAAATTGGACATTTGTTGAATGGTAATAACATGCTTGATAACAACACAACAGATATTTTGTGTatgtgattttatttattctatataaCACAAATGCAGTTGTACGTGCCATCACGAACACAAAAGCAGCAAAGAGTACGAGCACAGATTTCAGACCCTAATAGTGTTTGTTCCTGTGCAGAAAGAAACACAGAAGCGAGGAGCAAACATGAGTGCA
The Doryrhamphus excisus isolate RoL2022-K1 chromosome 12, RoL_Dexc_1.0, whole genome shotgun sequence genome window above contains:
- the stk33 gene encoding serine/threonine-protein kinase 33 isoform X2 produces the protein MAEAAFSGLGKNTTSRGIAERDVPHIRLVGDADVEDIYAFGKKLGHGSYGVVYEATHIKTQNQWAIKTVCKAEPGSTKIKMLEQEIKILKQVDHPHILRLEEIYETAQMTYLVTELCVGGELKQVLHQKKFFPEEEARHIIGCLADAITYLHKKNIMHRDLKLENILVKNSLDDYSGKLDIKVADFGLSVKTFGVGSENILSEVCGTPIYMAPEMMSQRGYTHWIDMWSVGVIMFILLCGEPPFVSKTKETRLKEIRTIGVRFSSPIWDTISDAAKRVLTCLLKENPAYRMSANQLRDNPWITGDTNTPAVPLNALEMMHNFHEQEKTTQEPEENQDLNYAARTASPSSSQAERNGVSHSHLNDAPCTPSTSTKLTKEGSGHHQQDKRKSTPADLNQPTTQQTGGRPCKQSSLKSRKCQRKTNVNTVQKAATHQNSHRSPPPPVKV
- the stk33 gene encoding serine/threonine-protein kinase 33 isoform X1, giving the protein MPSRRTLMEMAEAAFSGLGKNTTSRGIAERDVPHIRLVGDADVEDIYAFGKKLGHGSYGVVYEATHIKTQNQWAIKTVCKAEPGSTKIKMLEQEIKILKQVDHPHILRLEEIYETAQMTYLVTELCVGGELKQVLHQKKFFPEEEARHIIGCLADAITYLHKKNIMHRDLKLENILVKNSLDDYSGKLDIKVADFGLSVKTFGVGSENILSEVCGTPIYMAPEMMSQRGYTHWIDMWSVGVIMFILLCGEPPFVSKTKETRLKEIRTIGVRFSSPIWDTISDAAKRVLTCLLKENPAYRMSANQLRDNPWITGDTNTPAVPLNALEMMHNFHEQEKTTQEPEENQDLNYAARTASPSSSQAERNGVSHSHLNDAPCTPSTSTKLTKEGSGHHQQDKRKSTPADLNQPTTQQTGGRPCKQSSLKSRKCQRKTNVNTVQKAATHQNSHRSPPPPVKV